One segment of Paraburkholderia bonniea DNA contains the following:
- a CDS encoding beta-ketoacyl-ACP synthase → MKRVVITGMGGVTALGEHWDEIEAALARGSNAVRRMPQWDAYPALHTRLACPLPGFAAPAHYPRKKTRSMGLVSLYAVRASELALTDAGLAGAGFIADGCMGVAYGSSSGSVEPIRAFGEMLATGSMSDITSNSYVQMMPHTCAVNVSLFWDLKGRIVPTSCACASGSQALGYAYEAIVTGKQVLMLAGGAEELSAPAVAVFDTLYATSTRNDEPHLTPRPFDVARDGLVVGEGAATLVLEEYEHARARGAHIHAEIVGFGCNSDGVHITQPTAATMARAMQLALGDAALAAQAIGYVNAHGTSTDRGDLAESHATAQIFGERVPLSSFKSYVGHTLGACGALEAWWTIEMMKRGRFAPTLNLTQPDPACASLDYLMHAARAIDTEYVMSNNFAFGGINTSLIFRRMS, encoded by the coding sequence ATGAAGCGCGTGGTCATCACTGGAATGGGGGGCGTCACAGCGCTGGGTGAGCATTGGGACGAGATTGAAGCGGCGCTCGCGCGGGGGAGTAATGCCGTGCGGCGCATGCCGCAATGGGATGCCTACCCGGCACTCCATACGCGCCTGGCATGTCCGTTACCGGGTTTTGCCGCGCCCGCGCATTACCCGCGCAAGAAAACCCGCTCGATGGGTTTGGTCTCGCTGTATGCGGTGCGGGCGAGTGAACTGGCATTGACCGATGCCGGTCTCGCCGGGGCTGGCTTTATCGCCGATGGCTGCATGGGCGTGGCTTATGGCTCGTCGTCGGGCTCGGTCGAGCCGATTCGCGCATTCGGTGAGATGCTGGCCACGGGCTCGATGAGTGACATCACCTCTAACAGCTACGTGCAAATGATGCCGCACACCTGCGCGGTCAATGTGAGCCTGTTCTGGGATCTCAAAGGCCGGATCGTGCCCACTTCATGTGCCTGCGCTTCGGGCAGCCAGGCGCTGGGCTATGCCTACGAAGCGATCGTCACGGGCAAGCAGGTGCTGATGCTCGCGGGTGGTGCGGAAGAACTGTCGGCACCTGCTGTCGCGGTGTTCGATACGCTTTATGCCACCAGCACGCGTAACGACGAGCCGCATCTCACCCCTCGTCCGTTCGATGTGGCGCGCGATGGCCTGGTGGTGGGTGAGGGCGCTGCGACCCTGGTGCTGGAGGAATACGAACACGCCCGGGCGCGTGGCGCGCACATTCATGCGGAAATCGTGGGCTTTGGCTGCAATTCCGATGGCGTGCATATTACCCAGCCGACGGCCGCGACCATGGCTCGCGCGATGCAGCTAGCGCTGGGCGATGCCGCTCTGGCGGCGCAAGCGATCGGCTATGTGAATGCGCATGGCACCTCGACCGATCGTGGCGATCTGGCTGAAAGCCATGCCACCGCGCAGATCTTCGGCGAGCGCGTACCGCTGAGTTCGTTCAAGAGTTATGTCGGCCACACGCTGGGCGCATGCGGTGCCCTCGAAGCCTGGTGGACGATCGAGATGATGAAGCGCGGCCGCTTTGCCCCCACGCTGAACCTGACCCAGCCCGACCCTGCCTGTGCCTCACTCGACTATCTGATGCACGCGGCGCGCGCGATTGATACCGAATACGTAATGAGCAACAACTTTGCTTTTGGCGGCATCAATACCTCGCTGATTTTCCGGCGAATGTCATGA
- a CDS encoding beta-ketoacyl-[acyl-carrier-protein] synthase family protein, with protein MTAEARRGLARVVVTGMGIVSCLGNTLDEVASNLRVGRSGITRIAAWRERGLMSQVAGVASVQAETPFEHKFERFMGDTARFACHAARKAIADAGLEPQRLRSPRAGAVVGSGVGAMAAYDLALGIAQARGSDKISPCTVPQVMGSTASASIAQCFGVEGTCYSPSAACTTSALALGQAMQLIQGGHQDLMLAGGSEALHDNTALMFDAMGALSRRFNDTPGQASRPYDLSRDGFVLAAGGGVLVLESLAHARARGARIYAELKAFSHGTDSTAMVAPQASGIARVLQAGVADTPHYLDYINVHAPSTPLGDRAEMLALRQVFGARLAPFSSTKRFSGHSLGACGAHEAIYTLLMMRDGFIAGMGEIEAPDPCIEGLPVVHASRPVRLERALSLSYGFGGSCAALIFEAWRGH; from the coding sequence ATGACGGCGGAGGCAAGGCGGGGTCTAGCGCGCGTGGTGGTCACGGGGATGGGAATCGTCTCGTGTCTTGGCAATACGCTCGATGAGGTCGCGTCGAATTTGCGCGTGGGCCGCTCAGGCATCACGCGCATTGCTGCGTGGCGTGAGCGCGGTCTGATGAGCCAGGTGGCGGGCGTTGCATCAGTGCAGGCAGAGACGCCGTTCGAGCACAAGTTCGAGCGCTTCATGGGCGATACCGCGCGTTTTGCCTGCCATGCGGCGCGCAAGGCCATCGCCGATGCTGGACTTGAGCCGCAACGGCTGCGTTCACCCCGCGCGGGTGCTGTGGTGGGCTCGGGCGTCGGCGCGATGGCGGCTTACGACCTTGCGCTGGGCATTGCGCAGGCGCGCGGCAGCGACAAGATCTCACCATGCACGGTGCCCCAGGTGATGGGGAGCACGGCGTCGGCGAGTATCGCGCAATGCTTTGGCGTGGAAGGCACGTGCTATTCGCCGTCGGCGGCCTGCACCACGTCCGCGCTGGCGCTCGGCCAGGCGATGCAACTGATTCAGGGTGGCCATCAAGACCTCATGCTGGCCGGCGGGAGTGAAGCGTTGCATGACAACACCGCGTTGATGTTTGACGCGATGGGGGCCTTGTCACGGCGTTTTAACGACACGCCCGGGCAGGCGTCGCGCCCTTATGACCTGAGCCGGGATGGCTTTGTGCTGGCGGCTGGCGGCGGTGTGCTGGTGCTGGAATCGCTGGCGCACGCGCGGGCACGTGGAGCACGGATTTACGCTGAACTGAAGGCTTTTAGCCACGGTACCGATAGCACCGCGATGGTTGCGCCGCAGGCGTCGGGCATTGCCCGCGTGTTGCAGGCGGGAGTGGCCGATACGCCGCACTATCTCGACTACATCAACGTGCATGCCCCATCGACGCCGCTCGGTGACCGGGCCGAAATGCTCGCGTTGCGGCAGGTGTTTGGCGCGCGGCTGGCACCATTTTCGTCAACCAAGCGTTTTTCGGGGCATTCGCTGGGGGCTTGCGGCGCGCATGAAGCGATCTATACGTTGTTGATGATGCGTGATGGTTTTATCGCCGGAATGGGCGAGATCGAAGCGCCGGACCCATGCATTGAAGGGCTGCCAGTGGTGCATGCCTCGCGCCCGGTACGGCTTGAGCGGGCGCTGTCGTTGTCATACGGTTTTGGCGGAAGCTGTGCCGCGCTGATCTTTGAGGCATGGCGTGGGCATTGA